The DNA region CCTCGCGCGTGTCGAGGTCGACCTCGACGTCGACGAGGCACCCGGCCCACCCGTAGCAAGGGTAGGCCTGGCCGGTGTACGTCGCGTCGTCCCAGACGATGCCCGGCGGCGGCTGGTACTGCACGGTCTCGGCGATGCCGCCGTGGGCGGGGTCGAGCTCGACGCCGCGCGCGATCATGGCGGCGGCCCGCGCGCCGAGGTCACCTTCGACGCCAGCGCCCGCGGCCCAGGCCTCGATCCGCGCGCGCAGCGCGGTCGCGGCCCGCTCGACCAGGCCGCCGACCACCATGCACGTGCGGCTGGCGACGGTCGGCCCGCTGTCCGGCACGAGATCCGTCGCAGGATCCGGCACGAGCACCTGCGCCGCGGGCACGCCGAGCGCGTCGGACGCGAGCTGCGTGAAGATCGTGATCGCGCCCTGGCCCATGTCCGTCGAGCTGGCCCGCACCTCGAACCGGCCGTCGGCCCGGGCCGCGACCGTGGCGCGCCCGGCCAGGCGCTGCTCGCCCGAACCGGTGAAGCCGGCGCCGTGGAAGTAGAACGCGAAGCCGCGACCCCGCTTGACCGGCGCGCCGTGCGCGTTGACGCCGTCGCGGGCCGGCGCGTCGCCAGCGGTCGCGGCGATCGCGCGGATGATGTCGTCGGTGCCGACCGAGGCCTCGAGCAGCTGGCCGGTGGCGGTGGTGTCGCCGGCGCGCAGCGCGTGCCGATCGCGGTAGGCCCAGGGCGCCACGCCGACCGCGCGCGCGGCCTTGTCGATCTGGCGCTCGTACGCGAACGTGGTCTGGGGCGCGCCGAAGCCGCGGAACGCGCCGTGAGGCGGGTGGTTGGTGGCGACGACGCGGCCGCGCACGCGCACGACGTCGCAGCGGTAGGGCCCGGCCGCGTGCAAGACGCCGCGCGACAGCACCACCGGCGACAGCGTCAGGTAGGCGCCGCCGTCCATGACCACGTCGACGTCGATCGCGGCGATCGAGCCGTCGGCGCGCAGGCCGAGCCGGTGGTGGACCCGGGCCGGGTGGCGCTTGGTCGTCGCGGCGATGTCCTCGTCGCGCTCGTACGCCATCTTGACCGGCGCGCCGATCGCGGTGGTCAGCATCACGCAGTGCGCCGCGAGCATCGACGGGTACTCCTCCTTGCCGCCGAACCCGCCGCCGGTGACGGTCTGGGCCACGACCACCTCGTCGGCCTCGCACCCGAGCAGCACCTTGAGCGCCTTGTGCACGTAGTACGGGCACTGCATCGAGCCGGCGACGTGGATCGCGCCGTCGCGCCAGGCGGCGATCGCCTGGGGCTCGATGTACATCTGCTCCTGCGCGCCGGTGTGGTAGGTCGCCTCGATCACGCGGTCGGCCGACGCCATCGCCTGGTCGAGCTCGGCGTCGGCGGCGTGGCCCTTGCGGATCAGGAACTGCTTGAAGACGTTGTCGTCGCCGTAGAGCGTGGTCGTCGCGGCGAGCGCGTCGTCGATCGTGAGCACCGGCGGCCGCGCGGTCTGGCGCGGCCGGGCGTGGGCCCGCGCCGCCATCGCCAGGGCCTTGGTCGGCGCGGCGATCAGCGCCAGCGGCTCGTCGGGGTGCATGATCCGCCCGCCCGGCGGCACCAGCGCCGGCTGATCGCGATCGAGCATGGCGATGTAGTTCTCGCCGAAGCCGCCGGCGGCCAGGCCCGCCCCCCAGGCGAGCTGATCGGCGGTCACGACCCGCACCTGGCTCCAGTCGAACGCGGGATCGAGGTCGAGCCCGTCGAAGGTGCCGTGCGGGATCGTCGAGCGCACGGTCACGCCGTACCAGGCGCCGGGCAGATCGAGATCGTCGAGGTAGCGGGCCGCGCCGGTGACCTTGGCCACGCCATCGACGCGCGGCAACGAGAGGCCGACCGGACCCGTGGCGTTGGCTGACATCGTCGCGAGCGTATCGGCGCGACCACCGCCGCGACAAGCCCGCGGCGGCGTACAGTAGCCGCCGATGCCATCCCTGGGCCCGACCGGGCTGACCGTGAGCGCGCTCGGCCTGGGCACCCGCGGCCACCGCGCCGGCCTGCGCGACACCGATCCTCGCCTGGCCGAGCGCGCGATCGCCGCGGCGATCGAGGCCGGGTGCCAGCTCGTCGAGTGCGGCCCGAGCTGGGGCGAGTCCGAGCGCCTGGTCGGCGCGGCGGTGCGCGCGCTGCGGGCCCGCGACCAGGTCGTCGTGGCGACGCGCGTCGACGGCGACCGCGGCCGGCTGCCGATCGTCGGCGAGGTCCAGGCCCGGGTCGAGGACGCGCTGCGCGCGAGCCGGCTCGAGGCGCTGCCGCTGGTGTGGCTCGACGGCTGGCGCGACGCGTGGCTCGACGATCGCCGCTGGCCCGAGCTGGCCGGCACGCTCGCGCGCCTGGTGCAGCGCGGCGACGTCCTGGCCTGGGGCGTCGGCGTCGACGACGTCGGCGCCGCGGCGCGCGCGCACGAGGCTGGGGTCGCCGCGGTGGGCGTTCCGGTGTCGCTGTTCGATCGCCGCGCCCTCGCGACCGTCGTGCCGGCCGCGGCCACCGCCGGGCTCGCGGTGATCGCGCGCGCGCCGCTGGCCGAGGGCGCGCTCGCCGGCGAGCTGGCGCCCGGCGTCCAGTTCCGCCCCCACGACGAGCGCGCGGCCTGGGCCCCGGTCCGGCTGGCCGCGCTGCCGCCGGCGCTGGCCGCGCTGGCCGCGTTCGTGCGCAACCCGCCGCCGGCCGCGACCGCGACCGAGGCCGGCCGCGCGGTGCTGGGCCCGCTGCGGCGCCACCCCGAGCTCGTGCACGCGACGATCGCCGAGCTGGCGATCGCGGCGGTCCTGGCCACCCCGGGCGTCACCGCGGCGGTCGTCGGCGCGCGCACGCCCTCGCACGCGGGGACGTGGTGGCCCATCCCGCCCGCGCCGGTCCCGGCGGCCATCGCCACCGCGCTGGCGGCCCAGGCCTGGGGTGAAGCCTGGTACGGTCGGACCGACGATGACACGTGACGACGAGGTCGCGGAGACGACCGACGAGCTCGAGGTCGCGATCGCCGGCGTCGCCGGGCTCGGGCTCGACGAGCTGCACGTCGCCGTCACGATCGGGCCACGCGGCGGCGATCTCGAGGAGATCTCGACGGTGATGGCCGCGGTGTCCCATCGCGAACCGATCCGCTGGGAGACGCGCGGGACCTACAACGACTGGGTCGTCGCCCTCGCCACCGACGCCGCCGGGACGCCGTACGCGGTCACCGCCGACGGCGCGCTCCGGGTCGGGGTCGGCGACGATGCGCGCCGCCACGCCCTGCCCACCCGCGGCGGCCTGGCCGATCTGTGGCTCGCCGGCACTGACGATCTGCTGGTGTGCGGGCCTGGCGTCCTCGGGCGCGTGCGCCTCGGGCGCGGCCGCATCGCGGTCGAGATGATCGACGACGACGGCCCCGGCGACGCCGGCGCGATCGCCGGGCCCGGCCCGGGCCAGGTCGCCGGCGCGATCGCGGTCGGCACCCGCGGTGCGCTGTGGCGCTACGAC from Myxococcales bacterium includes:
- a CDS encoding xanthine dehydrogenase family protein; this encodes MSANATGPVGLSLPRVDGVAKVTGAARYLDDLDLPGAWYGVTVRSTIPHGTFDGLDLDPAFDWSQVRVVTADQLAWGAGLAAGGFGENYIAMLDRDQPALVPPGGRIMHPDEPLALIAAPTKALAMAARAHARPRQTARPPVLTIDDALAATTTLYGDDNVFKQFLIRKGHAADAELDQAMASADRVIEATYHTGAQEQMYIEPQAIAAWRDGAIHVAGSMQCPYYVHKALKVLLGCEADEVVVAQTVTGGGFGGKEEYPSMLAAHCVMLTTAIGAPVKMAYERDEDIAATTKRHPARVHHRLGLRADGSIAAIDVDVVMDGGAYLTLSPVVLSRGVLHAAGPYRCDVVRVRGRVVATNHPPHGAFRGFGAPQTTFAYERQIDKAARAVGVAPWAYRDRHALRAGDTTATGQLLEASVGTDDIIRAIAATAGDAPARDGVNAHGAPVKRGRGFAFYFHGAGFTGSGEQRLAGRATVAARADGRFEVRASSTDMGQGAITIFTQLASDALGVPAAQVLVPDPATDLVPDSGPTVASRTCMVVGGLVERAATALRARIEAWAAGAGVEGDLGARAAAMIARGVELDPAHGGIAETVQYQPPPGIVWDDATYTGQAYPCYGWAGCLVDVEVDLDTREVALVRCVHAVDVGKAINPVIVAGQIEGGTVQALGWAVLESVRYKNGKVANPTMTNCIVPTFADVPDLETIIVECPYPFGPHGAKGVGEIPMDGPAAAVVNALADALGVEFDRVPVLPEDIAAALAVAS
- a CDS encoding aldo/keto reductase, translating into MPSLGPTGLTVSALGLGTRGHRAGLRDTDPRLAERAIAAAIEAGCQLVECGPSWGESERLVGAAVRALRARDQVVVATRVDGDRGRLPIVGEVQARVEDALRASRLEALPLVWLDGWRDAWLDDRRWPELAGTLARLVQRGDVLAWGVGVDDVGAAARAHEAGVAAVGVPVSLFDRRALATVVPAAATAGLAVIARAPLAEGALAGELAPGVQFRPHDERAAWAPVRLAALPPALAALAAFVRNPPPAATATEAGRAVLGPLRRHPELVHATIAELAIAAVLATPGVTAAVVGARTPSHAGTWWPIPPAPVPAAIATALAAQAWGEAWYGRTDDDT